A stretch of Solea senegalensis isolate Sse05_10M linkage group LG10, IFAPA_SoseM_1, whole genome shotgun sequence DNA encodes these proteins:
- the LOC122775846 gene encoding serine/threonine-protein kinase pim-1-like encodes MKRKVSREQEIARKQQRCKPVADVKKPENKDTEVLPATKTPRSNRISKQENKSTFLLGQTSKDDLRDKYIPLCSLGEGGHGSVFAGIRITDKLPVAIKHIPKSSVRMRSVTVNGSRYKIPLEVVLMQKAGGEPELVGQSSAVCILEWYDLEQEIVLVMERPVPSVDLWQYINHKGPMGEDMARFIMKQLIEAAIRIDSAGVFHRDIKTENILIEERRDGPRVRVIDFGCGSILSRRNYGYRTYVGTPQYVPPEFFVDWSYKAGPTTVWQLTAVLYEMLEGFSHFDTVRFICKVYRISSRLSQDCQDFMKMGLALLPEKRATLKQMQQHSWLTNPASTITQPLPAPGPPPTSHLLLSP; translated from the coding sequence ATGAAGAGAAAGGTGTCCAGAGAGCAAGAGATAGCCAGAAAACAGCAAAGGTGTAAGCCAGTGGCAGATGTCAAGAAACCTGAGAATAAGGACACTGAGGTGCTGCCAGCAACCAAGACTCCCAGGTCAAACAGGATTTccaaacaggaaaacaagagCACCTTCCTCTTAGGCCAAACTAGCAAAGATGATTTAAGGGACAAATATATACCACTTTGCAGCCTTGGAGAAGGAGGCCATGGTTCAGTTTTTGCTGGAATAAGAATAACCGATAAACTTCCGGTGGCAATAAAACATATTCCAAAATCATCTGTGAGGATGcgatcagtgacagtgaatgggAGTAGATACAAGATCCCTCTTGAGGTGGTCCTAATGCAGAAAGCAGGTGGAGAACCAGAGTTGGTGGGCCAATCTTCAGCCGTGTGCATATTAGAGTGGTATGATCTGGAGCAGGAAATTGTTCTGGTTATGGAGAGACCAGTGCCCTCTGTTGACCTTTGGCAATACATCAACCACAAAGGTCCAATGGGTGAGGATATGGCGAGGTTCATCATGAAGCAGCTGATTGAGGCAGCCATTAGGATCGACTCGGCAGGTGTCTTCCACCGGGAcatcaaaacagaaaacatccTCATCGAAGAACGCCGCGATGGCCCCAGAGTACGAGTCATAGATTTTGGATGTGGCAGCATTTTGAGCAGGAGAAATTACGGTTATCGCACCTACGTTGGAACACCTCAATATGTTCCTCCTGAGTTTTTTGTGGATTGGTCATACAAGGCTGGCCCCACAACAGTCTGGCAGTTGACTGCAGTGCTGTATGAAATGCTCGAAGGATTCTCCCATTTCGACACCGTACGTTTCATATGCAAGGTCTACAGGATCAGCAGTCGGTTGTCCCAGGACTGCCAAGACTTCATGAAAATGGGTTTGGCTCTTCTGCCAGAGAAGCGTGCAACTCTAAAGCAAATGCAGCAGCACTCCTGGCTCACCAACCCAGCCTCTACCATCACCCAGCCTCTACCTGCACCAGGACCACCTCCCACCTCTCATCTCCTGTTATCTCCTTGA